Genomic segment of Thermococcus sp. 21S7:
CTATGATAAGGCTGTTCCTGAAATAGTCCATGAAGTGGAGGGTCGGGTCGCTCAGGACCGTTCTGTAGTTGTCCAGCGTGAACTCAAAACTGACGTAGGGGGAGCCCAAAAAGGTGGCGTCTTTTGTGAAGGAGATTATTATCATCCAGATGAAGGGAAAGAGGCACACCAATACCATTAAGACTGCCCCGACAACCAGCAGGATATTTTTAAGGAAGTTTTCGTTCATTTCAATCCCTCCTGGAACCTCCCTACCCTTAGATACACCACGGTAAAGCTCAGAACCGTTAGGAAGGTGAGTATTGAGATAGCGGAGCCAATGCCGTAGTCACCGAGGTTGTAGTAGTTAAACGCCATCAGGGACACGGAGGTGGTCGCCCCGCCGGGCCCTCCACCGGTGAGGACGTATATTATGTCAAACACCCTTAGAGCATCTATCGTCCTCAGGGTAACCGCAACTATCAGAACGGGTTTAAGCAGCGGGAGGGTTATGTGCCTAAATCTCTGGAACATGCTGGCCCCATCGATTATGGCGGCCTCATAAGTGTCCCCCGGTATGGCCTGAAGTCCCGCCAGGAGAAGAAGGGTCATGAAAGGTGTCGTCTTCCACACGTCCGCAAGAACCACCGCAAAAAATGCGCTCAGAGGGGTACCAAGCCAGTTGACGCCGCTCAGCCCAACTGCACTCAGCATCCAGTTAAAGAGGCCGTAGCTGTAGTTGTACATCAGCTCCCAGGTTCTGGCGGATATTATCGTGGGAACCGCCCACGGAATCAGCACTATCGCCCTCAAAATCCCCCTTCCCCTTATACCTTCGTTCAATATGAGGGCAAACGCCAGACCGAGTAAAGTTTCCAGGGTCACACTCACAAGTGAGAAAGACACAGTGACGAAGAGGGAGTACCAGAATTCTCGCTTTCCAAGCACGGTAATATAATTATTGAGTCCCACGAATTTAAAACCCTGAATAAAAGTTACATCCCGGTGTAAGCTTACCCAGAAGGTTCCAAGGACGGGCACTATAATAAAAAGCACCACAAATGCCAGCATGGGAAACAGCATACCGTAAGCAAACTTCTCCTCGGTGTACTTCACTCCGCCCATCGGCACCACCCGGTAGTGAAAGTCGTGAATTGGGCTGAAAAGAAAAAAGAGAGCGATCAGCCGTACTGCTTAACCAGTTCCTCCGCCTCTTTCTGGGCCTCATCAAGGGCCTTCTGCGGACTCATGCTGCCGGCAAGGGCCGCATTCACGTACTTCTGCAGAATCTGGCTGAGCTGCGGGTAGTAGGGAACGATGGGCCTCGGAACCGCGTTCTCAAAGACGCTCCTGAGGTCCTTCAGGTAAGGCGCGGCCTTCAGCACATCGGAATCGTCGTAGACATCGGTTCTTCCGGGGTTCCAGCCGAGTTTTATGGCGAAGTTCTTCTGCTGCTCATAGCTCTCAACGAACTTAACGAACGCCCAAGCGATCTCCTTGTTGTCCGAATACCTGTTTATACCTATGTGCCATCCGCCCAGAGTGGCAGCGCTCTTGTGTCCCGGGAAGTGCGGAAGGGGAGCTATCCCAACCTTGCCCCTGACAGGGGAGTCGTTGGCGTTGTGGAGTCCCCACGCGTACGGCCAGTTCCTCTCAAAGGCGGCGTTGCCCTGCTGGAACGTAAGTCTGACCGGCTCTTCGGTCATCTCGGTGTACGTGCTCGGCGGTGATATCTTGTACTTGTGTATCAAGTCCACCATAAACTGGAGGGCCTGAACGTTCTCGGGTTTGTTCAGCGTTGGAACCCACTTTCCATCCTTGAAGTATCCCAGCTCGCCGCCGTTACTGTATACGTACTCAACAAAGTCACAGACGAGGCCTTCGTACTGCTTACCCTGCCACACAAAACCCCAGAAGTTGGGGTTGTCCTTCCTCTCACCCTGCTGTATACTCTGGGCCATCTCAACGAGCTGATCCCATGTCTCCGGAGGCTTGTCATAACCGTACTTCTTGAGGAGATCCGTCCTGTAGTACAGCAGACCCGCATCAACGTAAACAGGGAGTGCCCAGAGATTGCCGTTCTGCTTGTCGGCCAGGTTGACGACGCTCTGGAAGAAAACGCTGAGGTCGTAGTTATCCTTTTGGACGTAGGAATCAAGGGGTTCCAGCCACCCCGATGATATGAACTGGCCAAGCCACGCGACGTCCATCAGAAAAACGTCGGGATCGCTGGATTTGGCCCTCAGTGCGTTTACCAGGTCAAGTCTCCTCTGATCCGTATCCGTAGCCTGTCTCTTGAGCTCAACAGTAACTCCAGGATATGCCTTTTCAAACTCGGTGATAACCTGTTTCCAGTACTCAATTTCGTTTGGGGCACCGCCGACCGCGAACACAATCTTTCCTTCAAGCTTGGCGCTCTGTGTGCCTGCCGTGGACTCGGTAGTTCCACCAATGCACCCACTGGCAACGACACCAAAAACCACCAGACCGACCAGAACTATCCCCCAGAGGGGCTTCCTTAATGCAGTACTCATTTAAGGCACCTCGAAAATTGTGTATACTAAAAGTATATATGCTTTGCGGTACTGACGTAGACATTAGAATCCCCAGAGGGACAATAGCAGAAGTATGGTTAAGTGCATCCGCCGATTGTAGAGTTACTAAAAGGGCAAATCATACACAACTCCCTGCACCTTAAGTTATGCGAAAAAACTAGGAACTGCCAAAAACATTGTTCGTACCACCATTATACCATAAGTATACATACTTTAAAGCAGAAGAAAGCAGAAGGGGAACAGGTCTCATTCAAGAAGGATGAACTTCTCCCCTTCGATGTCCTCAAAGTAGCTGCCGATGCCGCCGACCTTCCACTCCCTGCCGTCGGCTCTGGCCGTTACGTTGGCCATCAGCGGCGTGTACTCGTAGGCTGTAATCTCCCCGTCGAGTGTTATCGGCTCCTTGGTGTCAACGAGCCTTCCGACTATCTCAGCCTTCTTGGGAAGCTGAACGAACTTCAGGAGGGTTATCAGCGTCCTTATGTTCACGAGCGAGAGGGGCTTCGGCAGGGATTCGTAGTTGATGGTCTTAACAATCTCGCTGTTGTCGAAGTAGATGGTGTAGAACCAGTGCATGTAGTTCTGGATTATCTTGGGGCTCTTGGCCCAGAATGAGTAGAACTTCTCGCGCCTCTTGTCCCTCGGAAGGGCGCCGAAAAAGAGGGCGTAGTTTATATCGCCGATTATCCAGCTGGCCATGAGCCATGGGGCGCCGCCGGTTCTGGCGAGGATTATGTTGTCCCTCTTCAGCCAGTCGGGTATCTCCTCGAAGTTGCTTATGATGACGAAGATGATGTCCTTCCTTGCGCGTATCTCACTCTTGAGGAGCTTGAGAAACTCGAAGGGGGTGTTTATGAGAACCTCGTGCTTGGCGGTCCTTATGACGTACTCCGCCCGCTCAACGGTGTTATCGAATCCCTGAATAGTCCAGATCTCAGGCAGTTCTTCCCCGTGAACCTCGCGGTAGAGGTCGAGAAAAGCGACCTTAAGGTTCTCGATGTCCTCGATGAAGTCCTCCTTTATCTTCTCCAGAACCACCTCTGGGTTGACGGGCTTGTAGAGTCTCGGGGAGCCGTGCATGACGTCAACGAATCCCTTCCTGTGGAGGGAACTCAAGACGTCGTAAACCCTCGTGTGGGGAATGCCGCTCTCCTTCGTTATGTCGGTGGCCTTGCTCGGGCCGAGCTTGAGAAGGGTTATGTACGCCAGGCTCTCGTACTTGGTGAGACCGAGCTTCTGAAGTTTTTCAATGATTTCCTCTTCCTTCATATCGAAACCTCCAAATTTTTAAGCTTCACTCGCAATAGTTTATTCATCAGTAGTGATACTTGGGTGGGGAAAGTGTATAAAATTTTCGGGTTCAAACCGGACGACCGCTTCGGCAGGGTCGCCGAGGTGGAGTTCTCGGTACCCGCGAGGGGAAGCTACGCCTATCTCCTCGGCAGCTTCAACGCATTCAACGAGGGCAGCTTTAGGATGCGGCGGAAAAGGAACAGATGGAGCATAAAGCTGGGGCTCCCCGAGGGAATCTGGCATTACTGCTTTTCTCTGGACGGAGAGTTTTTGCTCGATCCCGAGAATCCAGAGAGGGAAACCTACAGACGCCTCTCATACAAATTCGAGAAGAAAGTGAGCGTGGCGAGGATAGTCGGGGAGGGGGAGTTCTTCCACAGACCGAGCGCCACCTACCTCTACTCCTTCGCAGGGAGAACCCACGTGGTTTTCCGCGCACTGAAGGGAAAGGCACAGAGGGTTGTCATACGAACAGGGAACGCGGAAACCAAGATGAGAGCCAAGGCGCACGATGAACTCTTTGAGTACTTCGAGGCGGTTCTGTCCGGCGAGGGGCCTCTGGAGTACTCCTTTGTTGTAGAATCAATGGGGAAAACCATCGAATACGGCCCATTTAATGCCGAACCCTATAAATTCCGGGCTCCTATGTGGGTTTTCGAACGTGTCTTCTATCAGATAATGCCCGATAGGTTCGACAGAGGCCTGCCAGGGACACCAATAGGGAGAGCGTTCAGGAGGGATGAGTTTCACGGCGGGGATTTAGCCGGGATAACAAAGAGGCTTGACCACCTCGAAGACCTCGGCGTAAACGCGCTCTACCTCACCCCGATATTCGAGTCCACGACGTACCACCGGTACGACGTCACCGACTACTTCAGGATCGACAGGAAGCTCGGAGGGTGGGGGGCCTTCAGGGAGCTGGTAAGGAAGCTCAAAGAGCGGGACATCAGAATCGTTCTCGACGGGGTTTTCCACCACACGAGCTTTTTCCACCCCTACTTCCAGGACGTAGTCATGAGGGGAAAGAACAGCAGATACGGGGATTTTTACAGGGTTATCAGCTTCCCAGTTGTCCCGGAGGAATTCATGGAGATTTTGAAATCTGACGAATCCTGGGGTGAGAGATACAAAAAGCTCAAGGGGCTAAACTGGAACTACGAGAGCTTTTACTCCGTCTGGCTGATGCCGAGGCTGAACCATGACAGCCCGGCGGTAAAGCGGTTCATCGAAGACGTTATGCTGTACTGGCTTGAGAAGGGCACAGATGGGTGGCGGCTGGACGTCGCCCACGGTGTTCCCCCCGGACTCTGGAGGGAGATAAGGAGGGCCATGCCGGAAAGGGCATACCTGGTGGGAGAAGTGATGGACGACGCGAGGCTCTGGACCTTCGACGTCTTTCACGGCACCATGAACTATCCCCTCTACGAACTCATTCTCCGGTTCTTTGTGGAAAGGGAAATCGATGCGGGGGAGTTTCTCAACGGCCTGGAGTTGCTGAGCGCCCACTTGGGTCCCGCTGAGTACGCGATGTACAACTTCCTCGACAACCACGACACAGAGCGCTTCATCGATTTAGTCGGCGATGAAAGAAAGTATCTCTGCGCGCTGGCGTTTCTGATGACGTACAAGGGCGTCCCTTCGATATTCTACGGCGATGAGATTGGCCTCAACGGCGGAGGTGAAGGTCTGAGCGCCGGGAGAACACCGATGAAGTGGAACGCTGAAGAGTGGAACCTCAACGTGCTGAAGGCCACCAAGGAACTGGTCAGACTCAGGCGGGAGAGCCGGGCACTCCAACTGGGTGAGTTCAGGCCCCGGGCTTTCAAAAAAGGACTCATCCTCTACGAGAGGACTTACGGCGGCGAAAGGGTTCTCGTGGGAATAAACTACTCGGAGGAAACGGCTGTGGTGAATGTGCCCAGGGAGTATGCCCCCGCGAAGGGTGGGGACAAACGCATGGAACTGGCACCCTGGTCGTTCATCGTGCTGACCAAATGAACCCACCTTTTCATTGGGGCCCCATCGTGGTCATGCCCCACATGGTTGAACAGAAAAGCGCAAGGTATATATATCACTGGCAATGATACTATATCACCCAAAATTTAGGCGGGTGAGAAGAATATGAAGAAGGGATTGTTTGCCCTGCTTTTGGTTGGAGTTTTGGTTTTAAGTGTCGTGGCCAGCGGCTGTATTTCCTCCGAGGGAGAGAGCCCGACCAGCACCACCACGGCCAGCCAGAGCAAAACAACCACGTCAAGCCCAAGCGGGACCGCGACCACAACGACCACGGCAACAACGCCGCCCGAAACCGAGTGCGGCAGTGGAAAGGTCGTCATATGGCACGCCATGCAGCCCAACGAGCTCCAGGTCTTCCAGAGCCTGGCGGAGGAGTACATGGCCATGTGCCCGGACGTCGAGATAGTCTTCGAGCAGAAGCCCAACCTTGAGGATGCCCTTAAGGCCGCAATCCCAACCGGCAAGGGCCCAGACCTGTTTATATGGGCTCACGACTGGATTGGAAAGTTCGCCGAGGCCGGGCTTCTCGAACCAATTGACGATTACGTTACTGATGACATCGTCAACGAGTTCGCCCCGATGGCCCAGGAGGCCATGCAGTACAAGGGGCACTTCTACGCCATGCCCTTCGCTGCCGAGACCGTTGCGATCATCTACAACAAGGACATGGTGAGCGAGCCGCCCAAGACCTTCGACGAGATGAAGGCCATAATGGAGAAGTACAGCGACCCCGATAACGAGAAGTACGGAATAGCCTACCCAATAAACGCCTACTTCGTTTCGGCCTTCGCCCAGGCCTTTGGAGGCTACTACTTTGACGACAAGACCGAGCAGCCGGGTCTCGACAAGCCCGAAACCATAGAGGGCTTTGAGTTCTTCTTCCAGAACATCTGGCCGTACATGGCCCCAACCTCCGACTACAACACCCAGCAGAGCATATTCCTTGAGGGCCGCGCCCCAATGATGGTCAACGGCCCGTGGAGCATAAACGACGTTAAAAAGGCGGGGATGAACTTCGGCGTCGTTCCGCTTCCGCCCATAACCAAGGATGGAAAGGAGTACTGGCCGAGGCCCTACGGTGGAGTCAAGGACATCTACTTCGCCGCGGGAATTAAGAACAAGGATGCCGCCTGGAAGTTCGTCAAGTGGTTCACGACCAGCCCGGAGGTCATCAAGGAGCTCTCAATCCAGCTTGGCTACATCCCGGTTCTCACGCCGGTGCTCAACGACCCGGACATCAAGAGCGACCCTGTCATCTACGGCTTCGGACAGGCCGTCCAGCACGCCTACCTCATGCCGAAGAGTCCGAAGATGGGCGCCGTCTGGGGCGGCGTTGACGGGGCCATCAACGATATACTCAAGGACCCGGCCACCGCTGACATACCTGCCATACTCAAGGAGTACCAGCAGGAGATTCTGAACAACATTGGGGGCTAAAGCCTTCTCCCTTTCCTACCTTTTTGGAGGGATGAGGATGAAAAAAACCACAATGATTGCCCTGTTTTTAATCCTGCCAGGAATAGCAGCGTTTCTGTTCTTCAACATGTGGCCGATACTGTACTCGATATACCTCGCCTTCACAAACGCCCAGCTCGGAAACTTTCCGATTCAGGCACCACAGGCACCGAAGCTGGCCTTCGTGGGACTCGACAACTTCAGATGGATACTGAGTGATGAGAAGTTCAGGAACGCCTTCCTCTGGACGTGGCTGTTTGTGCTGACTAGCGTCACCTTTAAGATCCTGGCAGGGATATTCCTCAGCCTGCTCTACAACAGCAAGTATGTGAAGGGCAAAATGATATATCGCTCGCTTTTGATAATCCCCTGGGCACTTCCCCTCCTGTTCTCCGTCACCGTGTGGAAGTTTATGTTCGACCCGATTTTCGGGCCAATAAACCAGATGCTCAAATCGCTGGGGGTTCAAACCCTTCCCAACTGGATTAACGATCCATTCTGGGCGTTTCTGGCCCTTAACATCATCGAGGTATGGCTGGCGTATCCGTTCATGATAACCGTCATAACCGCCGCCCTCCAGTCGGTTCCGGATACGCTGGTCGAGGCGGCGATAATAGACGGCGCCAGCTACTGGCAGAGGATAAGGCACGTGGTTCTGCCCATAGTCGGAAAACCGATAGCCTTCGCGACAATACTCACCAGCGCGGCCAGCTTCCAGTACTTCATGGTGCCCTACATCTACAACGCCGGCCTCTTCGAGGACAAGTTCATACTGCTCTACGGTTTCAGGAAGGCCTTCGGCTCAACGCCCCACTACGGGAGGGCAGCGGCGGTCATGGTAATAGCAACCCTTGTTCTGGCCGTGTACATGTACATCAACGTTAAGGTAACCAAGCTCCAGGAGGGTGCCAAAGGATGAGGGGCATGAGAAAGGGTGAGGCTCTGAGGAGCCTTGTGCTCACGGCACTGGCAGTGCTCGTGATGTTCATAATACTCTTCCCCGTCTACTACATCTTTGTTGTTTCAATAACGCCGGGCTCGACCCTTGCAACAACGGAGTTCAAGCTCATACCCCAGAACGTCAGCCTCGACTCCTACAGGGAGGTGCTCTTCGGTTTCAAGGGCAACAGAATAAGCGAGAACTTTACCGGAACCATCGAGGGCACCGCACACATTCAGGACGGAAAGCTCTACGTTATGAACGGCAAGCTCATCGGAAAGGTCAAGTACGGGCCTTTCACGGGGCTTACGTTTGAGATACCGCTGTCCAGTGCGGTCTTTGAGGTTTCTGCGGGCGAAAACGTGCAGGGACAGCTGAAAGGAACCGTTAAGGGACTGTTTGTACTCACCAAGGTCAACGACGACGGAAGCATCGGCTTTGGACTCGTCAGGAACCTTGAGATTACGAACGGCAAGCTTGAGGGGACGTCCTTCTCAGGAATACTCCTCCAGGGGCCGACCAGAAGGGACTACATCGTAGTCAGGAACTCCGGAAAGGCCACCTTCACACGCATAGGAATGTTCGTCAATTCACTGTTCTTCGGCTACCTCAAGAACAGCCTCATCATAGCCGGCCTAGCGGTGCTGCTGACCCTCATCTTCGTCGTCCCTGCGGCGTATGCCTTCTCGCGCATGAAGTTCTTCGGAAGGGACCATGTGCTGTACTTCTACCTGATGTTCACCCAGGTCGCCGGAGGTCTCGGCATAGCAGGATTGATAGCGCTCTACGGTATGATCGTTAAGCTCGGTCTCTACGACAAGCTGCCGGTGCTGTCCTTCATCTACGCCGCTGGAAGCGTCCCATTCAACACCTGGCTCCTGAAGGGCTACATAGACTCCATAAGCCCTGACTTCGACGAGGCAGCCCTGGTCGACGGCGCCAGCTACCTCCAGATAATACGGCACGTGCTCCTCCCCATGGCACTGCCAGGAATAGCGACCGTTGCAATATTCGCATTCATAGGAGGCTGGACAGAGTTCATCCTGGCAAGCCTCCTCCTAACGGAGAAGAACCAGCCCCTTTCAGTGTGGATATACCTGCTCATGAGCGGCATAGGCAGGGGAATAGACTGGAGCTACTTCGCCGCGGCTGCACTGCTCTTCGCCCTGCCGGTGTTCGTAATGTTCATGCTTGCGCAGAACTACATAAGGAGCGGCCTCACCATCGGAGGTCTGAAGGAATGAGGTGATATCATGAGGCGGGTGGTTGCCCTCTTTATTGCAATTTTGATGCTTGGAAGCATCGTTGGAGCGAACGTTAAGAGCGTTGGCGCGGCGGAGCCAAAGCCGCTCAACGTCATAATAGTCTGGCACCAGCACCAGCCCTACTACTACGACCCTGTCCAGGACGTCTACACCAGGCCCTGGGTCAGACTCCACGCGGCGAACAACTACTGGAAGATGGCCCACTACCTGAGCCAGTACCCGGAGGTTCACGCCACCATTGACCTCTCGGGTTCGCTCATAGCCCAGCTTGCCGACTACATGAACGGCAAGAAGGACACCTACCAGATAATCACCGAGAAGATAGCCAACGGGGAACCCCTCACCGTCGACGAGAAGTGGTTCATGCTCCAGGCACCGGGAGGGTTCTTCGACAACACCATCCCCTGGAACGGTGAACCGATAACCGACCCCAACGGCAACCCGATAAGGGACTTCTGGGACCGCTACACGGAGCTGAAGAACAAGATGCTCCAGGCAAAGGCCAAGTACGCCAACCTTCCGCTCGATGAGCAGAAGGTCGCTGTGACGAACGAGTTCACAGAGCAGGACTACATAGACCTAGCGGTTCTCTTCAATCTCGCCTGGATTGACTACAATTACATCACGACGCACCCGAAGCTCAACGCCCTCTACGACAAGGTTGACGAGGGCGGCTATACAAGGGCGGACGTCAAAACCGTTCTCGACGCCCAGATCTGGCTTCTCAACCACACCTTCGAGGAGCACGAGAAGATAAACCTCCTCCTCGGAAACGGCAACGTCGAGGTCACGGTCGTTCCCTACGCCCACCCGATAGGCCCGATACTCAACGACTTCGGCTGGGAGAGCGACTTCAACGACCAGGTCAAGAAGGCCGACGAACTGTACAAGCGGTACCTCGGCGGCGGCACCGCGGTTCCAAAAGGAGGATGGGCGGCTGAGAGCGCCCTCAATGACAAAACTCTGGAGATCCTCGCCGAGAACGGCTGGGAGTGGGTCATGACCGACCATATGGTTCTCGGAAAGCTCGGCATTGAGGGAACCGTCGAGAACTACCACAAGCCCTGGGTGGCCGAGTTCAACGGAAAGAAGATATACCTCTTCCCGCGCGACCACGCCCTCAGCGACCGCGTTGGCTTTACCTACGCCGGAATGAACCAGCACCAGGCCGTTGAGGACTTCGTCAACGAGCTCCTCAAGCTCCAGAAGCAGAACTACGACGGC
This window contains:
- a CDS encoding alpha amylase N-terminal ig-like domain-containing protein, which translates into the protein MYKIFGFKPDDRFGRVAEVEFSVPARGSYAYLLGSFNAFNEGSFRMRRKRNRWSIKLGLPEGIWHYCFSLDGEFLLDPENPERETYRRLSYKFEKKVSVARIVGEGEFFHRPSATYLYSFAGRTHVVFRALKGKAQRVVIRTGNAETKMRAKAHDELFEYFEAVLSGEGPLEYSFVVESMGKTIEYGPFNAEPYKFRAPMWVFERVFYQIMPDRFDRGLPGTPIGRAFRRDEFHGGDLAGITKRLDHLEDLGVNALYLTPIFESTTYHRYDVTDYFRIDRKLGGWGAFRELVRKLKERDIRIVLDGVFHHTSFFHPYFQDVVMRGKNSRYGDFYRVISFPVVPEEFMEILKSDESWGERYKKLKGLNWNYESFYSVWLMPRLNHDSPAVKRFIEDVMLYWLEKGTDGWRLDVAHGVPPGLWREIRRAMPERAYLVGEVMDDARLWTFDVFHGTMNYPLYELILRFFVEREIDAGEFLNGLELLSAHLGPAEYAMYNFLDNHDTERFIDLVGDERKYLCALAFLMTYKGVPSIFYGDEIGLNGGGEGLSAGRTPMKWNAEEWNLNVLKATKELVRLRRESRALQLGEFRPRAFKKGLILYERTYGGERVLVGINYSEETAVVNVPREYAPAKGGDKRMELAPWSFIVLTK
- a CDS encoding TrmB family transcriptional regulator, giving the protein MKEEEIIEKLQKLGLTKYESLAYITLLKLGPSKATDITKESGIPHTRVYDVLSSLHRKGFVDVMHGSPRLYKPVNPEVVLEKIKEDFIEDIENLKVAFLDLYREVHGEELPEIWTIQGFDNTVERAEYVIRTAKHEVLINTPFEFLKLLKSEIRARKDIIFVIISNFEEIPDWLKRDNIILARTGGAPWLMASWIIGDINYALFFGALPRDKRREKFYSFWAKSPKIIQNYMHWFYTIYFDNSEIVKTINYESLPKPLSLVNIRTLITLLKFVQLPKKAEIVGRLVDTKEPITLDGEITAYEYTPLMANVTARADGREWKVGGIGSYFEDIEGEKFILLE
- a CDS encoding ABC transporter permease subunit, giving the protein MRGMRKGEALRSLVLTALAVLVMFIILFPVYYIFVVSITPGSTLATTEFKLIPQNVSLDSYREVLFGFKGNRISENFTGTIEGTAHIQDGKLYVMNGKLIGKVKYGPFTGLTFEIPLSSAVFEVSAGENVQGQLKGTVKGLFVLTKVNDDGSIGFGLVRNLEITNGKLEGTSFSGILLQGPTRRDYIVVRNSGKATFTRIGMFVNSLFFGYLKNSLIIAGLAVLLTLIFVVPAAYAFSRMKFFGRDHVLYFYLMFTQVAGGLGIAGLIALYGMIVKLGLYDKLPVLSFIYAAGSVPFNTWLLKGYIDSISPDFDEAALVDGASYLQIIRHVLLPMALPGIATVAIFAFIGGWTEFILASLLLTEKNQPLSVWIYLLMSGIGRGIDWSYFAAAALLFALPVFVMFMLAQNYIRSGLTIGGLKE
- a CDS encoding extracellular solute-binding protein, which gives rise to MKKGLFALLLVGVLVLSVVASGCISSEGESPTSTTTASQSKTTTSSPSGTATTTTTATTPPETECGSGKVVIWHAMQPNELQVFQSLAEEYMAMCPDVEIVFEQKPNLEDALKAAIPTGKGPDLFIWAHDWIGKFAEAGLLEPIDDYVTDDIVNEFAPMAQEAMQYKGHFYAMPFAAETVAIIYNKDMVSEPPKTFDEMKAIMEKYSDPDNEKYGIAYPINAYFVSAFAQAFGGYYFDDKTEQPGLDKPETIEGFEFFFQNIWPYMAPTSDYNTQQSIFLEGRAPMMVNGPWSINDVKKAGMNFGVVPLPPITKDGKEYWPRPYGGVKDIYFAAGIKNKDAAWKFVKWFTTSPEVIKELSIQLGYIPVLTPVLNDPDIKSDPVIYGFGQAVQHAYLMPKSPKMGAVWGGVDGAINDILKDPATADIPAILKEYQQEILNNIGG
- the malF gene encoding trehalose/maltose ABC transporter permease MalF, whose amino-acid sequence is MGGVKYTEEKFAYGMLFPMLAFVVLFIIVPVLGTFWVSLHRDVTFIQGFKFVGLNNYITVLGKREFWYSLFVTVSFSLVSVTLETLLGLAFALILNEGIRGRGILRAIVLIPWAVPTIISARTWELMYNYSYGLFNWMLSAVGLSGVNWLGTPLSAFFAVVLADVWKTTPFMTLLLLAGLQAIPGDTYEAAIIDGASMFQRFRHITLPLLKPVLIVAVTLRTIDALRVFDIIYVLTGGGPGGATTSVSLMAFNYYNLGDYGIGSAISILTFLTVLSFTVVYLRVGRFQEGLK
- a CDS encoding sugar ABC transporter permease, with protein sequence MKKTTMIALFLILPGIAAFLFFNMWPILYSIYLAFTNAQLGNFPIQAPQAPKLAFVGLDNFRWILSDEKFRNAFLWTWLFVLTSVTFKILAGIFLSLLYNSKYVKGKMIYRSLLIIPWALPLLFSVTVWKFMFDPIFGPINQMLKSLGVQTLPNWINDPFWAFLALNIIEVWLAYPFMITVITAALQSVPDTLVEAAIIDGASYWQRIRHVVLPIVGKPIAFATILTSAASFQYFMVPYIYNAGLFEDKFILLYGFRKAFGSTPHYGRAAAVMVIATLVLAVYMYINVKVTKLQEGAKG
- a CDS encoding ABC transporter substrate-binding protein, which translates into the protein MSTALRKPLWGIVLVGLVVFGVVASGCIGGTTESTAGTQSAKLEGKIVFAVGGAPNEIEYWKQVITEFEKAYPGVTVELKRQATDTDQRRLDLVNALRAKSSDPDVFLMDVAWLGQFISSGWLEPLDSYVQKDNYDLSVFFQSVVNLADKQNGNLWALPVYVDAGLLYYRTDLLKKYGYDKPPETWDQLVEMAQSIQQGERKDNPNFWGFVWQGKQYEGLVCDFVEYVYSNGGELGYFKDGKWVPTLNKPENVQALQFMVDLIHKYKISPPSTYTEMTEEPVRLTFQQGNAAFERNWPYAWGLHNANDSPVRGKVGIAPLPHFPGHKSAATLGGWHIGINRYSDNKEIAWAFVKFVESYEQQKNFAIKLGWNPGRTDVYDDSDVLKAAPYLKDLRSVFENAVPRPIVPYYPQLSQILQKYVNAALAGSMSPQKALDEAQKEAEELVKQYG